AATTTCCCAGAACATTTATTTGGGTAGTACTTTAAAGTATATCACTAATTAAAGGTTAGATTTGCGGTCAACTTTGATAAGGACGTCTCACATGACCACACACCGGACGAAGCACGGTTGTGCCATGTCAAAGGTGATGAACATGGTGGAATGGGGAGGATGTCGCCATTAAGGGGCGGTCCAGGATGTTGGATTGAAAGGAACCTATGGAAAATCCCGCGGATTGTGGAGCTCCAATTGGTGGATGTGGTACTGAACTGCAATTGGTGAAAAAAGTACAAATATTAATACAGAAGGCCATAAGAAACTCAACTACGTAAACCTCCAGTGgccaaaaaaatttgaaaaatgaagTCAGCTTGTCCAtgtcataatttcataaattgATAACGTTGTAAATCAGTGGGAAAGTCGAGCATCAATAAGAGAAAGGACAGGGATTTCGAATTGcacaataaaaaatttaatagtcAATCCAGCTGAATTTTACTTTCTTCCCAACTTATTATGCTGCTCCAGTGAACAGCCCACTGCATTTTCACCACAAACTAAAAGTTAGAGTGGCTGTGCAATTTACCTGAAAGATAGGGATAGGGAAGACTCCACTGATGTAGTAATTACATTGGGATCAGAAGGAAATAATGACCAGAAAACTGCGAAGCAATAGCAACTATCATTTCTTCTTGAAGAAACCGAAATTTGTTAAGGCAGAGTTCATTCAGGAACAAGGTACTCAGTGAGCTAGAAAGTTAAATGCAATAACAATGACTACTAACACGATACAAGTTACCTGGTTGTGAATGTTCATGAAAACCATTGCAGATGTTTACATCCTGCACAGAAGGTCAGAACTATGTCAAGGAAAACCTTAGCCTCCTATATCTTATCAGAAGAAAGAGAagcaaaagaaaacatacctCTTTTGTGCCTTGGCTTTTGCGGACCTTCTCTacaaaaagtaaaaataatCCTCATGTAAAAGGAAAGTTTCACAAGGCATGTGGTTAGCAATCAGAACAAACTAGATTCAATAGAaaatatataatacataaaaCCTTGGCACATCCATGCCACCACAGCTGTCATCATCTAGTTTCTATTTATACATTTGCTACCAGTTTAGTACTAACCAATGCATAAGTTACATTTTACCTCATATCAGTTAGGTCTCACAACATGAGAATATTTACTCCTGTTGTTTTGGCCCAGAGAACATGTAAACATATATCTATATCAGATCAACACCTCAAAAATCATTAAAGGAGTGTTTTGGAATGCTTTTACTTATTTTAAAGTGATTATTCTAGAGATTACTTTGAAATCGGTTAGAAGCTGAAGCAAAGAGTGTTTGGAAATAGAAGTCTAAAGCTATACGAGCTAAAGTTtgaatatttgaaaaataactGCATACAAACTTAATTTTTAGTTAAATGACAAACGTCTccttaaattatataaaattgatCTCTTCTGACTATCtatataattatttacattatgaatattatatcaataatttatttttcataataTGAATGTTTGAAAAAATACATAAgactaataaaaataaaatataaaaaatgacaaaattagtataaatatacaaaatatgcataaaaaaattctggaaatgcaaattatataaaaatataaatattatttaaaaaataaatgtaatatgataaatatttgaaagatataaatattaacttataattttaattcataaaaaaaacagAAGTAAGAAAAAACACACACTCTTGATTCTTTTGGATAAAAGTTATAGAAACTGAAGCTGAACTTTCATGCAACTAGCATTTAGGAAATACTTTCTAGAAGCTCTCCCAAACACTACTGAAATCTCACAACAGAACTTCATTACCCAAGTTTGGGGCGGTAGGGGTCAATGCGAGCGTCAAGCCAAGAAAACAATCATCTGATGCTGTTCCAAAGTTCCACAGGTTCAGTTCAAGATTTGGCTCAGAGCCTACAGTATTAGTAGAGCAAGTGGAGATCATAGATCTGCATCATTGAGAAGAATGCAAGTTACCAACTGCAATTACCTAGACTAAGCTGAAGCGCATGTCCAGGTAGACGAGGAATTAGCTTGACAACCTGTCAAATGGCAGAAGTAAGGTTCAGATGAAGTAACAACAGTAGGATTTCAGACATAAAGTGATGCATATTACATGAAAGAAAGGATGCTGCAAACATTGATCAGCGGTTGGCCTCTTTAATGGATCCCAAGAACAAAGTTTCTGTTACAGAAGAGAAAATTTAGCACATGGTTGCCAAATAAAACCCAAAAAAGTATCAGACTAAAACTACCTTGATTAAGTCAATTGCTTCAATACTTGCATTTGGAATGACATCCGAAAGATCAACAGGCATGATCTATAACAAAATACATAATCAAATCAGTTGAAAATATCAGAGAAAGAactaaatgtaaaaaaaaaaaaaaatagcagaTAAATGCCCATATTAAGTTGACATTACCTCTGAAAAAGTGATATCAACCAATCGCGAAATGTTAGTAGCCTCAGGAAATGTATTCCAATCAGGTGCTCCAAGTACACAGCAGATCTTGTATAATTGATCAATTTCACTGGTCATGaatgaaacaaaaaaaatagggCACGGTCCTAAAAACTTTACTAATTGTCTACTAGCTTGATGTAGATGACATCTCACATAAACAGCAGACAAGTCAGAATTTAAGGTACTTCATAAAtggaaacacacacacacacacaagttgAAATCTAACTAAATGACTGCATGTGACAAGAACTAAGATAAATGTGAAGAATGAAAGCAACGATACGGCTACAAGACAGATGAATCTGAAAACCAGATCAAGAATAGTCACCTTTCCCCAGGAAAAATCGGGCACAAAGTGAAAAGCTCAGCCAGTATAGCACCAACCGCCCACATATCTGTGAGGTTTTGTAATTAGACATACATTCAAACGTAAAGAAggagaagacagaaagatcatTTAAAATCTCTCTTTTTCAGAAACAGCTAAATCAAAATCCACTAAAGTTTGGAGCACCAAATTCATCCACTCTGGGACAGATTACATCATTGTAATGCGTTATTAGAAAATGGCTGCACTAGCACACCCAATTAACATGAAATGAAGTCACTATAAAAAGTAGAGGTAAGACTACAAGATTTTGActaaacttaaaattaaaatgaatggAACTGTTAGAGAAAAATACGGTTTTTGTGTACCAACGGCAGGTGTATAGGATGAAGATCGCAACAATACTTCTGGAGCTCGATACCTTGTATAAATTATATGTACAATCATCAATCAGAAAATTACAAATCACAATTATGAGCAAGAAACGGTAGGCAAACAGAGATGTCTCACCAACGAGTGGAAACATAATCAGTAAAAGGGGGCATTGATGAGAGTTCTCTAGCCAGTCCAAAGTCAGCAATCTTTATTGTATTGTTTGTCACCAGCAAATTTTCTGGAAGCAGAAAGAATATAAATGAATTAGGTCCACAACTATGTTTCTTCCCTTCTTATAATAAAAGTACTAATCCATCTGGTGCGGAAAAATCTAATATACCAGGTTTTAAATCCCGATgaaaaaaatcatgtttatgTACGTGAGCAAGCCCTTGAAGCAGCTGAGACATTAAGCCTCGAATATCTTCTTCTGAAAATGAAGTTCGCCGGTCTTTCATTATTTGGTATAGATTATGTTCCTGGACATAAAACCCAAGATCAAAATTGTATGGCAGTTTAGTTCCTCTACAATACTCATTTATTAAATGTCGTCCCTTCAAGGTCATTAGGTTTGAATTAACAAGTTGAATTTCTAAATCCACTTTTCCAGCATAAGCAATTTATTTGGCCCTTATCCACAAAGTCGataatccagatatctttatgTCAGTTCCTGTTTCCCAGTGCCTCAACGCTCAACTCATTTGTTATCCATTTCACGATGTTGGTTCTTGATTTTGTTTGACAGTCAATGACTGTTTGTTTAAttcctttttaaaaaaaatcttgcaTGACAAATCATGTTGCCATTCTAATATTCTGATAGTATGCTGCATTGCTCCCTACTAAATGTAAACTCgacaaaaaaaaatcagaagttATTTGCAACAGAAAAAGATGTATTTTTTATCAGGCATAAGGGAAAAAGGGTAGCCGCTCAGAATTTGTAGTAAGgaattttcaacaaaaaatcGGTGACTGAGAAACTCTACCATAATTGTAACTGAAGGACAATTTGACAGATGGAAAATATATCAACCATACCATGTACTCAAATATGAAGAAAAGCTCATTATTTTCATGGACGATCTCCAACAACTTGATGATGTTAGGATGATTCAATTTACGGAGAGACTGCAAAGAAGGAACAAAGAAAAGTGTCAATTGTTTCTTCCCAAATACAAGTACAACCACCAGCTCCATTTAGTTGTTCAAGCTCCATTGTGATTTTATCAACAAGCAGAAAGCAAGTATCAACATGTATCACAAACCTTAACTTCGCGTAGGTTTACACATTCATCCCAGTAATAGAACTTTCTCTTCATTTTTTTGACTGCAACCTGAAATGGATATAGAACATAAAAAGGGTTCCACATTTCCTACTCTGTGGCTGTCACAAAGAAATAGAATGGACACTAATGCAGAAAGGCCCTTACAATCTCATATCTTTCAATGCTGATGGCTTTATATACACTTCCGC
This is a stretch of genomic DNA from Primulina eburnea isolate SZY01 unplaced genomic scaffold, ASM2296580v1 ctg813_ERROPOS5677299, whole genome shotgun sequence. It encodes these proteins:
- the LOC140822409 gene encoding serine/threonine-protein kinase MHK-like, translated to MERYKILEDLGDGTCGSVYKAISIERYEIVAVKKMKRKFYYWDECVNLREVKSLRKLNHPNIIKLLEIVHENNELFFIFEYMEHNLYQIMKDRRTSFSEEDIRGLMSQLLQGLAHVHKHDFFHRDLKPENLLVTNNTIKIADFGLARELSSMPPFTDYVSTRWYRAPEVLLRSSSYTPAVDMWAVGAILAELFTLCPIFPGESEIDQLYKICCVLGAPDWNTFPEATNISRLVDITFSEIMPVDLSDVIPNASIEAIDLIKKLCSWDPLKRPTADQCLQHPFFHVVKLIPRLPGHALQLSLGSEPNLELNLWNFGTASDDCFLGLTLALTPTAPNLEKVRKSQGTKEDVNICNGFHEHSQPVFWSLFPSDPNVITTSVESSLSLSFSSVPHPPIGAPQSAGFSIGSFQSNILDRPLMATSSPFHHVHHL